GGGTGTCGTATACCAGTGGCTTCCTTTTAATAATCGAAGCCAAATAGTTAGCTGGTAATACATCTAGATCATTGGCCAACAGAATATCGCATTTTGTAAAAAGCAGTTTAAAGAACAACTTGATATTGTATTCTGCATAAAACCACATCTTTTTCTGAAAAATTAGTGGTATCCGGACGGCTTTATAAGATCTGGGTGTTAAAGGCAAACTTTTTTTACGTTTACCTCCAATTACTAATACCTCATAGCCTGCATTTTGTAAGGAGTTGCAAACTTTATGTACACGTTGGTCAGTAACTAAGTCTAAAATAACGGATACCGTTATGTGGGTTTTCTGTGGCATTAATATAGGTTACTGTTCTTTATTCTTAAATGCTTTAATCAGCTCCTTCGTTATGATCTTGGCGGCATCTCCTTTACCGAAAATAGAAGTCCTATTTCTTATTGTTACGTTTTTAATCTTCTCAAACGCTTGTATTAGTTGGTAACCTTCTCCGCTACAATAAACGGCACCGCCATAATTAGTGACTTCGGGCCAGAAAGGGCGCTCCATAATAATGGCTAACGGTTTTTTTGCAAAAAAAGCTTCACGCTGAACGCCGCCACTGTCCGTAATTACAAGCATACTATTATCCAAAAGTGCTTGCATAGCTAAGTAGCCTTGTGGGGGAATAATCTTAAAGTCAATATTAATACTATTCTTTTCTACTATTTGCTTTGTATTAGGATGTAGAGGACAAACAACTGGAATCTGCTTGTGAATCTGGTTTAATGAACGGATAATGTTTTTTAGAATGTCCAAGTGCTCAATATTTTGCCTTCTATGAATAGTAGCTAGTATATATTGATTCTTTTGCAAGCCATTATCGTCTAGAACCCTTGGGGATTTAGCAAAATGCTTTTTGTAATATAAATAGGCATCCAGCATTAAGTCGCCACTGTAAATTACTAAAGAAGGAATATCCTTCATAAAGCCTTCCTTCTTTAGTTGTCTTTCATTTAGCCGGGTACAGCAGAAGTTAATAGTGGCCATGCGATCTGTAAGGTATCGATTGCTTTCTTCAGGCATTTCTTCATCAAAAGTTCGAATGCCTGCTTCAATATGAGCAACAGGTATACCCAGCTTCTTTCCGGTTAGCGCACCAGCTAGCGTGGCATTTGTATCTCCAAAGACTACAATAATATCAGGGTTTACTTTGGGGATCTCTTTTTCCATAGCCTCCATGGTCCGGGCAATTAGTGCAACATGCGACAGGGAGTGAATGTTCAGATTAATAGTTGGCAGGCCAATATCTAGATCACGAAAAAATACATCACTCATCTCTGATGAGAAATGTTGGCCTGTATGTATGATGGACTCTTTAATGAATGCATGTTTTGCCATTTCCTGATGCAGTACTGCTAGCTTTACAAACTGCGGTCTGTTTCCTACTATGTACAAAACATTCATCTAGACTAAAGCTTTATAGATCTTTTCAATGATTTCGATTGTTTTAATGGCATCGCGTGCTTCTAACAGCGAGCCATTATTATTCAAGGATGCTACCAGTGATTCATAAACCTTGTTATGATTACTCATAGAGCCCTGGTAATGGCCATAGTGGTTTGCTTCTGTAGCTTGTTCTAAAACAGGTGTTTCTTCCGATTCCGTTTTATACCACTCTAAGGTATTTAAATACTGTCCGCCAATCTTTACGCTTCCTTTTTCACCAAATAACGTAATTGAACCTTCCTGGTTATGTTCATAGCTATTTATTGTAAAGTTCAGCGTCCCTAGAACGCCGCTTTTCAATTTAATGGCTACAACACCGGTATCTTCAATCTCTACGTGCTGGTGGTGCGTAAAGTTGTCTTTGAACCCTCTAACTTCTTCTACATCACCTAAAAACCAATAGAGGACGTCTATGAAATGACTGAACTGGGTATAAAGGGTACCGCCATCAAGTTCCTTAGTTCCTCTCCAATCACCCGTATAATATCCCTGGCTGCGGTTCCAGAAGCAGTTGATCTGAAAGCTATATATATCTCCATATTTCTTAGCTTCCAGATCCTTCTTCACCAATTGAATAGGAGGGTTAAAACGATTCTGTTTAACGACAAATAGCTTCTTCCTGAAGAAATGCGCTGTATCGGCCATTTGCCAGGCAGCTACGCTGGTAATACACATGGGCTTTTCGCAAAGCACGTGTTTTCTAGCCTGAAGCGATTTTATAGCATGTTCTGCATGGAAGCCGTTTGGGGTACAAACGGAAACCACATCTATTTCTGTTTCGTTTTTAAGTAGGTCGTCTATTGAGTAATAGGCCTTAGCCTCATATTGTTTGGCAAATGCAACGGCTCTTTGTTTATCAATATCACAAACAGCAACTAGGTGCCCTAGTTTTTGAATATTCTCTGCATGGCGGGTAGCAATCCGTCCACAGCCGATGATAGCAAACTTGTACATGTTTTCAAAAATAGGCAAGGTGAAATAAAAAAGTCCTGCTTATTGCAGGACTTTAAAAAATTAAATTGTTTGAATTACATACCGCCTTCCATTTGTACATCGTTCTCTGCCCGGGTATTCTTGCGTTTAAACAAGCTGGCATCAAACTTACCAAAACGGTAGTTGAAGTTCAGGCGGAACACCTGAGCATCTCTACGACGGCTGATATCTTGAATAAAGTAGGTAGATTCACTATAAGCGTTATATAGCTTGGTTCTGAATATATCGTTGACATTCAGAGATAGGGAGGCCACTTTGTTTTTTAAGAAGTCAAAACGTAAAGCAGCATCAACACCATAGTTTGGCTTGATATAACCTTGGGCAGCTGAAATGCCTCCTCCGCCAAACATACCACCGCCTCCAAACATACCGCCACGGCCACCACCGCCGCCGCTTCCGCTGCCGCCTGGCGAGGAAATGATTTTAGAAGTGTAGTCTCCCGATAGTTGAAGTGTAAAGTTTTTAGGCAGCTTAAAGCTATTATTCAACTTAACAAAGTAGCTTAAAAACTGATCAGGATCTTTTTCATTTTCCAGGTCTATTTTAGACGTAAATAAGTTTACGTTCGTTGTTACATCCCAGAATTTAGTTGCCTTATTACGACTAGTTAACTCTAAGCCTGTTACGTAACTTCTATTGGCATTAATATAGGAGTTTACTATAACGTTACCTTTTACAATCTCATCAAACTCTCTATACTGGTAACGCGTAATCAGGTCGTTCGTGTTTTTGAAATAAACTGATGCAATAAAATTATCGCGATTCTTAAATTGATGAGAATAGGAGAGCTCAAGCGAATTGGTGAACTCTGGATTTAAATCAGGATTTCCGCGGCTGATATTGAAAGAGTCGGAATAATCAGTGAAAGGAAATAATTGGAAAAAGTTGGGTCGATTAATTCTGCGGCTATAATTCAATTGTAAGTCTGAAGATTCACTAAGCTTTTGACTTAAGAACACGCTTGGGAATAAGCTTATTGGAAACTCTTTTTTGAATGATTCCTTAGCATTTAACACCCCCTTATTCGTTGAGCTTTCGGCCCGTAGTCCCAATTGATAACCGAAGTTCTTGATGCGATTAGAGAATGTAGAATACACCGCATAGACTCTGTCTTCATTTGTATAAAATACAGAACTATCTTCTCCCTTAATGGTATAGTTGGTTAGGTTGTCAATTTTACGGATAGCAGCTCTACCCCCTAATTCAAACTTGGAGTTTTTGCTGATTGGGTTGGTATAGTCTGTCTGAAAAACAATATTCTGATTAGTTCCCGAACCTGATTGAATTTGATTGTAAACTCCAAGTGGCTTTGCTACAGGAGTTACCAGGTTATTTTCTGTGCGGATGGCACTG
This genomic interval from Flavisolibacter tropicus contains the following:
- a CDS encoding Gfo/Idh/MocA family protein codes for the protein MYKFAIIGCGRIATRHAENIQKLGHLVAVCDIDKQRAVAFAKQYEAKAYYSIDDLLKNETEIDVVSVCTPNGFHAEHAIKSLQARKHVLCEKPMCITSVAAWQMADTAHFFRKKLFVVKQNRFNPPIQLVKKDLEAKKYGDIYSFQINCFWNRSQGYYTGDWRGTKELDGGTLYTQFSHFIDVLYWFLGDVEEVRGFKDNFTHHQHVEIEDTGVVAIKLKSGVLGTLNFTINSYEHNQEGSITLFGEKGSVKIGGQYLNTLEWYKTESEETPVLEQATEANHYGHYQGSMSNHNKVYESLVASLNNNGSLLEARDAIKTIEIIEKIYKALV
- a CDS encoding outer membrane beta-barrel protein, producing the protein MKIVAFVVSFLVSIVGFAQMPGGMNRGGGQMPSGRFYGKVVDASNKGIEAASIVLAQDRMDTATKKRKEVVVGGMLTSSNGEFSIENVPVMGRYKLRITGIGYKTHEQPVNFEMPAKGSDPSAMLAAFDKDLGNIKLEIDDKVLAGVTVTASKPGLQMGIDRKVFNVDKNITSAGGTAVDVMKNVPSISVDIDGNVTLRNNAPQVFVDGRPTNLTLEQIPADAIESVEIITNPSAKFDASGGTAGILNIVLKKQKRVGYAGNLRTNVDSRGRVGFGGDINVRQNKVNFFAAGMLAQRKSISEGTTNRTTFDSITVKSTQNDESTMKGNFGFGRAGFDYFINNRNTITISGNIAKGKMSPYTESDIYINEDHTITDTSRYNPRFSNSINKFQNWGTQLSFKHNFPKAGNEWTADVTYNNGENSNSSAIRTENNLVTPVAKPLGVYNQIQSGSGTNQNIVFQTDYTNPISKNSKFELGGRAAIRKIDNLTNYTIKGEDSSVFYTNEDRVYAVYSTFSNRIKNFGYQLGLRAESSTNKGVLNAKESFKKEFPISLFPSVFLSQKLSESSDLQLNYSRRINRPNFFQLFPFTDYSDSFNISRGNPDLNPEFTNSLELSYSHQFKNRDNFIASVYFKNTNDLITRYQYREFDEIVKGNVIVNSYINANRSYVTGLELTSRNKATKFWDVTTNVNLFTSKIDLENEKDPDQFLSYFVKLNNSFKLPKNFTLQLSGDYTSKIISSPGGSGSGGGGGRGGMFGGGGMFGGGGISAAQGYIKPNYGVDAALRFDFLKNKVASLSLNVNDIFRTKLYNAYSESTYFIQDISRRRDAQVFRLNFNYRFGKFDASLFKRKNTRAENDVQMEGGM
- the wecB gene encoding non-hydrolyzing UDP-N-acetylglucosamine 2-epimerase → MNVLYIVGNRPQFVKLAVLHQEMAKHAFIKESIIHTGQHFSSEMSDVFFRDLDIGLPTINLNIHSLSHVALIARTMEAMEKEIPKVNPDIIVVFGDTNATLAGALTGKKLGIPVAHIEAGIRTFDEEMPEESNRYLTDRMATINFCCTRLNERQLKKEGFMKDIPSLVIYSGDLMLDAYLYYKKHFAKSPRVLDDNGLQKNQYILATIHRRQNIEHLDILKNIIRSLNQIHKQIPVVCPLHPNTKQIVEKNSINIDFKIIPPQGYLAMQALLDNSMLVITDSGGVQREAFFAKKPLAIIMERPFWPEVTNYGGAVYCSGEGYQLIQAFEKIKNVTIRNRTSIFGKGDAAKIITKELIKAFKNKEQ